The following proteins are co-located in the Scomber scombrus chromosome 2, fScoSco1.1, whole genome shotgun sequence genome:
- the LOC134000977 gene encoding ladderlectin-like, protein MKNLLILSVILCAALSIRAATAAPAEATAVPQEDNHVPNSEVAAAADQPQARFGFCLDGWTNYGGSCYYLGNNAVTWRYAESFCAGFDSSLASVHSIWEYHFLQRMAKTGGHTFAWIGGYYFQGKWSWEDGSRFDYHNWGTTSSTDAYQCLQLNSQESRGWSNHGCRMHFPFICKQRSNC, encoded by the exons aTGAAGAATCTTCTGATCCTTTCTGTTATCCTTTGTGCTGCACTTTCAATCAGAGCTGCAACAg CTGCTCCAGCTGAAGCTACCGCTGTGCCACAGGAGGACAACCATGTACCAAACTCAG aggtggctgctgcagctgatcaACCTCAGG CTCGTTTTGGGTTTTGCCTCGACGGTTGGACAAATTATGGTGGCAGCTGCTACTATCTAGGCAACAATGCTGTTACCTGGAGATATGCTGAG AGCTTTTGTGCTGGCTTTGATAGCAGTCTGGCCTCAGTCCATAGCATCTGGGAGTATCATTTCCTCCAGCGTATGGCCAAGACTGGTGGTCACACCTTTGCCTGGATCGGAGGTTACTACTTCCAG gGTAAGTGGAGTTGGGAAGATGGCTCACGGTTTGACTATCACAACTGGGGGACAACAAGCTCCACTGATGCCTACCAGTGCCTACAGCTCAACTCTCAGG AGTCCAGAGGATGGTCCAATCATGGCTGTCGCATGCACTTCCCATTCATCTGTAAGCAGCGGTCAAACTGCTAG